From one Mycolicibacterium sp. HK-90 genomic stretch:
- a CDS encoding NAD(P)/FAD-dependent oxidoreductase, producing MSAQNARVIVIGGGYAGVLAANRLQGTPGVAVTLVNPRPEFVERIRLHQFAVGNHDATAAYDTLLGSGVRLLVDGAEYIDADIRQVQLTSGEVLDYDYLVYAVGSTSGVPASVPGAAEFAYPLSEFEQAQRLRARLQDVPMSAPVIVVGGGLTGIEAAGELAESGRNVTLVTDVVGASLGAGGRRSVVKALTKLGVSIIDGPEILVTGVEPDAITLADGNRLPSAATVWTTGFGVPGLAAASGLRTDELGRLLTDETLTSVDDAHIVAAGDAAAPSGIPLRMSCQAAGPMGVQAANTVLARIAGAPAEPLNQAFAGQCVSIGRNAGTVQLCHSDDSPRRVFIGGRTGAYFKEQVCRATITFLTKEGRKPGSYFWFKGGNRERQLAEARRESLVGADARSKDI from the coding sequence ATCCGCGGCCCGAGTTCGTCGAACGGATCCGGCTGCACCAGTTCGCCGTCGGCAATCACGACGCCACCGCGGCATACGACACGCTGCTGGGCAGCGGGGTCCGGTTGCTGGTCGACGGTGCCGAGTACATCGACGCCGACATCCGCCAGGTACAGCTGACCTCGGGTGAGGTGCTGGACTACGACTACCTCGTCTACGCCGTCGGCAGCACCAGCGGGGTACCCGCCTCGGTGCCCGGTGCCGCCGAATTCGCTTATCCACTTTCGGAATTCGAGCAGGCGCAGCGACTGCGCGCCCGGCTGCAGGATGTGCCGATGTCGGCACCGGTGATCGTGGTCGGCGGCGGGTTGACCGGCATCGAGGCCGCCGGCGAACTGGCCGAGAGCGGCCGCAACGTCACCCTGGTGACCGATGTGGTGGGCGCGTCACTGGGCGCCGGAGGCCGTCGCTCGGTCGTCAAGGCGCTGACCAAACTCGGCGTCTCGATCATCGACGGACCCGAGATCCTGGTGACCGGGGTCGAACCCGACGCGATCACCCTGGCCGACGGCAACCGGCTGCCCAGCGCGGCCACGGTGTGGACCACTGGGTTCGGGGTGCCCGGGCTGGCCGCGGCCAGCGGGTTGCGCACCGATGAGCTGGGCAGGCTGCTCACCGACGAGACGCTGACCAGTGTCGACGACGCGCACATCGTGGCGGCCGGCGACGCCGCCGCGCCGTCGGGCATCCCGCTGCGGATGAGCTGCCAGGCTGCGGGCCCGATGGGGGTCCAGGCCGCCAACACCGTGCTGGCCCGGATCGCGGGTGCCCCGGCCGAGCCCCTCAACCAGGCGTTCGCCGGACAGTGCGTCAGCATCGGCCGCAACGCCGGCACCGTGCAGCTCTGCCACTCGGACGACAGCCCCCGCCGGGTGTTCATCGGTGGGCGCACGGGCGCGTACTTCAAGGAGCAGGTGTGCCGCGCCACGATCACTTTCCTGACCAAGGAAGGCCGCAAGCCGGGGTCGTACTTCTGGTTCAAGGGCGGCAACCGTGAACGCCAGCTCGCGGAGGCACGTAGGGAAAGCTTGGTCGGCGCGGACGCGAGGAGCAAGGACA